The Phalacrocorax aristotelis chromosome 30, bGulAri2.1, whole genome shotgun sequence genomic interval CCCAtaggggctgtgggaagggctaTAGGATCTGTGGGAGTGGCTATGGGAACCTATAGGAGCTGTGGGAGGGGCTACAGGAACACACTGGGGGAGGGGCTATAGGGGTTGGCAGTGGGTGGTTCTGGTGGCCACAGAGGCTGACAGCCTGCAGCAATCTATGAGGGATATAGGGGCAGAGGCTACAGGGGTATAGAGGCCCCTCATAGCTATAGGGCACAGGGGGTGGGGCTAGTCCCCAAGGAacctcccctttccctgccaTTAACTCTGGAGCCTACTGATGGGTTAGGCCCAACCACAAAacgggtgctggggtgggggcagggggggcagaATGGGGCCTCCTCAGGAGAGGCCAATGTCCCCAAGGCCACAAGCTCACATCACCCTCCCCATGTCACACACAGACCCCCCCAGGTGCTCGCCTCCGTTGTCCTTTATTAGAGCCGGGGGCGGGAGGGAATGTCCCCAACCCCACCCCCTCCCAAATATCACAAAATAAACCTTAATTACAAAAGTAAAGCGTCCCCTCCCCTGGGgtgcagcacccatgggtggggGGCACCTCAGCTGAGCACCACCCAACCCCAAAAGTGGGGTGACAGGGTGGGGGGCGGGAAATGGCACAGGGTGCCACCCCCAGGCACAGCGCGGTGTCCCCAGTGAGGGCCACCCCTCCTCAAAGCACCCTGGTGACGGTGTCACGGCTGCTCCAGGCCGAGGCTGCAGGCTGTTCCCACTGGTGGTGGCACGGCATAAaccacctcttcctcctcctcctcctggcagaTGATGGTGACGGCACCGGCAGGGTCTGGTGTCACCGGCACCGGCTGTAGACAGGCCTGGAGGGAGAGGCGACACCGGGAAGCCCCCAGCGTAGGGTGACACCATGAGGTGACACCACGGGGTGACATCCTTCTCCCCCCAACCCTGGCGTTGACACCAGCGTCACCCAGCGAGGAGCACCACCCACCAAGGAACAGCATCATCCGCCTCAGAACGGTGTCACCTGCCAGGTTGTCACCCGccagtgtccccagtgtcaCCTACCAGCTTGAGGCGCTCCGAGGAGAGGAGGCTTTCGCGGCGCAGCTGCTCCACCAGCCCCTCCATGGCCTCCAGCCGGGCCCGGTGTCGCCGTTGCCGCTGCTGCAACACCTTCACCTTCCGCTGTAGCACCAAGACGACGCCAACGAGTTCCTCGGTGCTCAGCTCGCCTGGCGTCACCGCCGGTGTCACTGCCTCGGACACAATGGGGACGGTGGAGATGACGGGGAGCCTCAGGGCTGAAGAAAGGATGGTCTTGGACGCGGTAGTGGCCGGCACGGTGTGGGCGGGATTGAAATGCAGCGGGCCGGCAGCGGGCGGTTTGACGGCCGCGTCCTCTGCCTGCGGGGATGGCGGTGGCGATGCAGTGGCGCAGCTGGGGACACCCTCAGGGACGTCTCCCGGTTCCACCGGGGGACCAAGAAGCGGCGGCGTGGTCGAGCCAGGCTCCAGGGCGACAGGCACAGCTTCCAGCGCAGCGGCTTCGGGGAGTGGTGGCTGCCCTGGCGTCACCAGCTCTGCACTGCTCGCTGGGAGGGGCTGCTTAGGCTGGGTGACACCCGGCAGTGTGCTGGGACTCTcctgtttctgtgaaaaaacgAATAAACAAATAACACAAACCACACCAAACCCCCAAATTCCTGTTTCTGGAGGTTCTTGAAGTGATACAATGGAGCAGGGAGGGGCAGCGGTGCACGTTTGACCCCAAAATTCCCCGCTCTGGGTGACAAAAGCCACCCCAAGGTGACAAATTCCCCTCCTGGGGAACATCCAGATCCTTCCGGGGAGCTCCTAAAGCCCCCATGGAGCCTCTAAATCCCTTCTAGGAGGTTTCAGACCCCTCTAGGACAATCCACCACCCCAAAAAGAGCCTCCTGCCCCTTCTGAGGGGGCCTCTAGAACCTTCGAGACCTGTCTAGATCCATCTGAGGAGCTTCAAGACCCCCTCGAGACCCTTCTGGGGAGCTCCTAAATCCCTCAGGGATCCTCAAGACCTCTCTAGGAGCTTCCAGACCACTCTAGGacaacccagcacccccaaagTGCCTCTATCCCTGTCTGTGGGGGGCTTCTAGAACCTTCCAGACACTTCTAGATCCAGGTGAGGAGCTTAAAGGGCCCTTCTGGGGAGCTCCGAGATGCTTCCAAGGGACCTGTCCCTCTCCCAGAAGATTTTAGAGGAGCCTTCTAGGAGGGTTCTAGACTGTTCTAGATGTTTCCAGGGCATCTCCTGGTGGTGGTGGGCTTAccagggggctgtgggggaaGATGGTGGGGATGGCATCGGGCCGCAGGTAGCGCACGCCCCAGCGGTACTGGAAGCAGGAGGGCTCGAAGTGGTCGCTGCAGAGGTGCTGGTGGCGGGTGGGCACCCAGTTCTCCCGCCGCATCTGGGTCAGCCATTGTCGTAGCCGTGCCGCGTCCTGCAGCGGGAACCTGGGGGGGTAACGGGATGGGGGGGTTAATGGGACAATGGGGGGTCCCCCACA includes:
- the THAP8 gene encoding THAP domain-containing protein 8, producing the protein MPKYCRAPHCSNAAGQPRPPARRLSFYKFPLQDAARLRQWLTQMRRENWVPTRHQHLCSDHFEPSCFQYRWGVRYLRPDAIPTIFPHSPLKQESPSTLPGVTQPKQPLPASSAELVTPGQPPLPEAAALEAVPVALEPGSTTPPLLGPPVEPGDVPEGVPSCATASPPPSPQAEDAAVKPPAAGPLHFNPAHTVPATTASKTILSSALRLPVISTVPIVSEAVTPAVTPGELSTEELVGVVLVLQRKVKVLQQRQRRHRARLEAMEGLVEQLRRESLLSSERLKLACLQPVPVTPDPAGAVTIICQEEEEEEVVYAVPPPVGTACSLGLEQP